In the Brassica oleracea var. oleracea cultivar TO1000 unplaced genomic scaffold, BOL UnpScaffold00984, whole genome shotgun sequence genome, AACACAGCATCATCATCTGCGTTTTGATCATTCTAGATTTCTCACTTGGAAACTAATTTAGGACCCTTTaccgttttaaaattttgaatggCTCAGAGCTTAAACGATATACCACTCTCTTCTGATATTTCTTTCTATCAGTCTCTTTTGGTTCAGTTTCTTCTCCTCTGGCCGCATGATCATTCCCAAAAAGATGatcatttattaattataagaaactTATCTATAAAGTAAGAGACAAAGGAAACATGCAGCCACTAAGTAAATGTGTGTGCTTAAACTAAATATCATAATCTTTATCAAATGGTAAAGAAAAACTTTGCATCTTTTTGTTATTGTCTGCGTTTTGAACAGTCAAGATTTCTCACTTGAAAACTCATTTGGGATCCTCTaccgttttaaaattttttaaacaaatatggaTGACTGAATCATATGGgaacttatgattttataactAACGAAAATGAAAACCCTCTCACATTTATTTGAAAATGAATACACAAACGTTCCCCGTTTTAATCACTATGATACCTAATCTGGTAGACCCACACGttccataatatatattatactatgaATTTTACCGAAAAGCTAGATCCTCCGGTCAACTATCATTATCATAAACAATTGAGAGCTACACAAAAGCGGCAAGTTGACCACGAACCCTTCACTATCGTTTATTTATGCATTGGGCTACCAGCCCCAACATTTTTACAAGCCATATCTTTATTATTTGTCTACCCGTTAAAGctaataaaaacatgtataGGTTTGCAAaattcacaccaatttaatttacaaaaattattttatttgggaACATAAATTTAACGAagtaaaaataactataaaatttggAAGAATGACCATTatttcaaacaaacaaatatcaaataaacacCACCAGATATACCCCTCTCCTATAACAATGAAAATGAttcacaaaaccaaaacaacaacCTCAAACACATTATAATACAAATATTGGGAAATCAAAAACCATGTAAAAACACGGCAACAATACAACATAATTATCCTtgttcgaaactacgctaggcgctagtcggacggcGAGTGTAGGCCTAACGAGTTATAAAAAAATCGGGGAGTATTCGGGGAGTACGCGAAGCCTAgttttaagtataatttattgtatttataatatgttttgggATGTTATTGGAGACCAAGTGACCAAGGAGTTTCAGGATGTGTTTGTTACAGGGTTGCTCCTGTCTCAATTGAATTTCACCTATCTCTGTCTACTGCCTAAAGTCGTTGATCCAGAGCTTATGAAGGATTGAGGCCTATCAGTCTTTGTTCTGTTATGTATAAAGCGGTCTCAAAGATTATGGTTAGAAGGCTCCAACCGTTTCTGCATGACATTGTCTCGTTCAATCAATCAGTGTTTGTTAAAGACAGGCTCATCTCTGATAGCATTGTCATTGCTCACGAATCAGTACACGGCTTGAAAACGCATCAGTCAATCGCGGAGGAGTTCATGGCTGTTAAAAGGCGTATGATCGAGTTGAGTGGAGCTATCTCAGGAATTTGATGATTGCTTTTGGATTCAGTTTGAGGTAGGTCGAGCTGGTAATGATGTGTGTAACCTCTGTGAGTTTCGTAATTCTAATCAACGACCAACCGTTTGGATTGATTAAACCACAAAGAGGCATTCATCTAGGTGATCCTCTATCGCCCTTCTTGTTTGTCTTATGCACGGAGGGACTGACTCATTAACTCAATGTTGCGGAGAGAAATGATCTAATCAATGGAATGAGGTTCTCAGAAGTGGGGCCGGCGATCACACATCTCTTGTTTGCTAATGACAACTTATTCCCCTGCCACGCTTCTGAGAGGCAAGCCTCAGCCCTACAGAGAATACTGAAGTTTTATGGCGAAGCTACCGGTCAAAACATTAACCTGGAAAAATCATCGATATCCTTTGGTGATAATGTAGAAAGTGATTCAAAGGGAGCCACTCAAGATATCCTAGGAATCATGAATCAGGGAGGTGCAAGCAAGTATCTGGGTTTGCCTTAGTGTTTCTCGGGTAGTAAAGTGGATCTCTTCTCTTATCTCAAGGACCATACCCAAGGGAGACTAGATGTGTGGTACTATCAGCACCTGTCACAAGGAGGCAAGGAAGTATTGATCAAATCAACAAGATCGTCTCTCTCGACCTTGCTATGTCGTGTTTCAGGCTGCCCAAAACGATCATTGCCAAGTTATCTAGCATGTTAGTGGCCTTCTGGTGGGGAGATGAGGATCACCATAGGAAAATTCACTGGGTCTCTGGGAAAGGCTTTGCTTACCTAAAGATCAAGGTGGACTGGGCTTTAGAGACCTTGAAGCCTTTAATCAGGCAATGCTTGCTAAACAAGCGTGGAAGGTGATCTCTCGTGCTGATTGTCTACTGGCTAACTTCCTGAAGAGCAGGTACTTTCCAGATGGTGAATTCTTATCTGCTTCCTTAGGGGCCATGCCCTCTTATGCGTGGCGAAGCTTGCTGTATGGGAGAGAGCTCTTGCTGAAAGGTCTCAGACATAAGGTAGGCAATGGGCTTCATACCAGAGTCTGGATTGATAAATGTATTGCTGATCCGGTTGAAGGCTTGGGATCTCCGTGGattaaaaatgttagttttgatGTCAACTTGATGGCTTTCTCGCTAATAGATCCATCGACTCGCAAATGGAATGAAGAGGCTCTTAATGAAGTGTTTGTCCCCTCTGACACTGAGTATATGCTAAGGAATCAACCAATATTATCTAAGGAGGATTTTAAGGTATAGAATCTGACTCGGAGTGGTCAATTTACTGTGAAATCTGCGTATCAACTTGCCTTCTCGGAGAAAACTAAATTGGCTCAGCCTGAGGCTTTCAATCAGCCGTCGGTGAACATACTAAAGGAGAAGGTTTGGAAAGTCCCCACCTTGCCAAAGAGCAGAGTCTTCTTATGGAAAGTTCTTAATGGGGATCTGCCTGTTACGGCTTTGATGGAATCAAGAGGTATGAAGATGGATAATAGATGTCAAATTTGTGGAGAGCAAGGGGAATCAATTAATCACATTCTGTTTGCGTGTACGACAGCAAGACAAGTATGGGCAATTTCTGGTATCCCTAATCCCCGGGTTGGGTTTAATCAAAGCTCGATCTTTGAAAATATCATTTACTTATTAGGTATGAAGCAAGATCGAATGGAGGACAATAGGTCACTTAGAACTTGGCCTTGGGTCTTATGGATTATTTGGAAAGATAGGAATGACTTATTGTTCAAGAGCGTTCTTCCGAACCCCTCAAACATCTTGCTACGACCGAAACACGAAACAAAGGAATGGTTTGAGGCCCAAATTGTTGAGAAAAATCTTCAGCTTGAGATGCAGGTTAAGCCAAAGAAGGGCAGAGCTAAATGGAAGCCTCCATTGACAGGTTGGACGATGTGTAAAGTGGGAGTGACTCGGAACAAATCCACCAGATTAGCAGGTGGAGGATGGGTGCTACGCAATGAAAGGGGAGTAGTCATATGTCACCGTAGAAGAGCTTGTAGCAATGTATGTTCTATTGATGATGCTAGGTTTGTGGTGATACTTTGGACTCTTGAGAGTATGGGAAGTCAGAGGATCTCTAACGTTGTGGTGGCGGGTGAGTTTGCGGAATTGTTTGAAGCTGTGGAAAGGCCCCAAGTTTGGCCCTCCTTCCTGCATTAAATTGAAGAGATCGAGCGTGGAAGGGACTGAATAGATGACTATCAGTTATTGGTGGTGGAGAGCGAAACAAACAGAGGGGCAACTTTCACTGCTTAAAGTGTGACTAAACAGGGCTTGATGAGATCTTATGTCCAGAATGGCCACCCTCCTTAGCTGTTTGAGTTCTTCGTCAATGAAAGCCGCAACCTCTGATTGTTGTCCTATTTTTTGGGCTTGGTTATGGATGTTGTTTTATCGTGCATTTGCTAATTTTTTGGATGTAAGCTCGGTTGCTTACTGAGTTGCAGCTGCTGTGTACTGCAATCTCTAAGTTTGTATGTTCTCGCTTGGATTCCCGGTTATCAAtgaaaatttagagaaaaaaacaatcaatacaattaaaatagaattttttttttttaattttccccCTATCTTTCCTTTAGAATATTACTTTTGTGCTATTagaatttagttaatttttagaCATTCCATTAAGGATATAATTGGAACACATAAAATGCAACAACAAAGATATCTATTCAaactaatacaaaatatatattaacagaTTTTTGTTCCTTGCGATTTTTAATGAGTTATTAAATACAAAGTAAAAACACTTAATACCATAATATTGGACAAACTAAGTGATATTACTCAGACGAAATATATGTGTGGCATCTGTAATATGAAGCAAGGCATATCTCCAAAATTTTATAGATTAGTCGGACATGTATgcatttatttttgaaatataatagcgtttacaatattattaatatgCTACATATcactatatttaaataatacttTGAAACTAAATAATACGAAAATATAACACAGATTTCGTAGTTCAAACATACTATATCAAAATTTGCTTACAAAACTAATGTTAAGTTAGGATAGTTTACTTGGTTCAAAATATTCAACCCaccaatattataaatataactgGATTTTAACCTCGAACGTCCGTAcggatattttttttcattttataaatgtatttgatataattacaaatgtttaaaatatataatttctattttagtattatatattgtgtatttctataatattattttgtatatttcttattcgacattattaatatatagtgttttttataacattttactttgttattaatttttattacttactaatatatttttgagttagaTACAATAGAATAGCAATATGAAATAATCTtccttcaaaatatgtttttctttaatttatacattttccTATAAtacagttttaaaatttatttatttattttatagaaaataaatatgtttaagataatttatatttacatgtgttgaaaaaaatatactttaacatatattattctaGTATTTTACggaatttataagtaaaaacactgttttttttaaataatatagcccTATTATTTTGGaagaattttatgtttaccactttcataatagaattattcatttttaccaccaataaagagaaattatcaaaaatttctttttcattaagtggcaaaaaaactattatacatttgttctctatatatataataaataattatttaaattaaaaaattatgttttcgaattatacttttcaaaattcgaactttttataaagttttttttttgaatttttttttgaaaatcgaaaattatgtttgaaactattgttgtaaaaaaatatatttttaaaagtatttatttatatatttattagatacCTAAATTTCACATCCAAAAACtctaccccacccctcaactctaaacccgaagtctagattagttaacaaccctaggggtatacgtattttttacccttcattaaaaatgaTGGTGAAAGTGGTTAgtttaaacatgaaaagtggtactatgaatatggtatttgtggcaatttccctattattttagttaatttttatataatagcatctatcatattattttagtaagttttattaatatatgatatttttttggatgttatgatattaagttttctttttatttttaattaagatatcaaaatattagattgctttaatttttacaatatatatagtttgtttttggagaaatttcatttttatcacTTTCATAGTAACATTATTCATCTTTATGACCActaaaagaacattttcaaaaataccttcttcattaatttgcaaaaaaactcttatacacttgttatctctatatatataataaatatttatttaaataaataataaaaaaaatttcaatgtttgcgaattatactttttcaaattcgaactttttataaattttttttgaatttgttttttcaaaatttctttttgaaaatcgaaaattatatttgaaactatttttaatttttttttaaaaaatttgaagtatttatttatatattaattagaatcctaaatttcacattcgaAAAACtctaccccacccctcaactctaaaacCTAAGTCAAGATTAATCAACCATACGtggataaatatataaatggcaaatttctctttgtttttctgtgGTGCATTAcaaaaagttattctttattatctacgattttatcttttgtaaaatttgaaatattaccattttgagtttgaatatttattttcaaaattgtaattttgtcaagaaaattttgaaaaattacacTACTATTTTTcagtttggaagattacatgaattttaaatttgttcttgttactacattaatacattattttataaaatatacttgaatttttggtaatattttctaaatttttctcaacagattttcttataactaaaattaaaaaataagaattaatatttgatttttcattagtattttaaatgaattactaaaatttcatagttttctaataacatatttttaaatagtatatgaactaaaggtttatactattatatttttgtagataCAAAAGTTTAAggaatgttaataaatttatttttgtataatatgaattttaacctattttaatgataagtgataatttatttaaatgaaacaattttttaaaaaaaaatttaatttagttatttaatataatattgttatatttaattcaaatagcacttctatttttatagaATACAGAATATTGTCATAGAATTGTTtttggaaataatatataatttttattttcttgttttataataaaattttagttaaaattgatttattacaatgttatattactaattacgaattaattaatatgttattttatttacattttttaagcaaaattttgttagattctttctcaaaagattttgttataattaaaaaaattcaaatttatagtttgTTTACTATTagtgtaaataatcaaatatctcATATTAACTAATTCTTTAAGTGATCCAACAGTGACTTGTTAAtggtatataaaaaataagacaataaattaatagattagatatagctatacatttttaaaaaattgatattctaTTATTTGTGAACAAACTATCCTTAACCAAGATATGTTAACCTTTGATCATAAGTAATCATTTAACAATTTGTCTATATTATAACAGGATTAAGTTTTCATATGAGTaaccaaaatatatgataatttacccttttttatctttttatattatggtaaccaaaatatttattttcaaaaaattcatttctttaaaaaaattgttttccaatattatctaatatttttttatattttttacttttaaatggGTCTAAATGGGTTTAAATGAATCAATGTTATATTTATGGATGTAAATGAAAAATCCTAATAGACTTTCAAACTAAATAGGAATAAACAGGTTCAAATATTAAATGGAGCAAGATTTAAGTAGGGTGCATTTAAATGGGACGGGTTTACCCATTTTAACACTTCAACCTGTTATCgtcactatttttttataagtatcaCCAAAAGAACTTAAATATCCtcttaagaatattttataaaatttaatctacAACATTTTATCATTACCAATAATATTTAACAAATCATGtatatatcattaaaaaaattatattattcaaatttcatATTCAAAATCTAGTCTACCATTTAATTAGGCATATAACAAATTAAATCTTAACATCCTTCCTATAAACAAATGCGTGGAAGATAGTTATGCACTTCAAAATATCGTTCAAACTTTATCTAAAGCAATTAAACTATAACAACTTCCGCTACTAACCATATTTAATGGAAatatttcactacaagaaaacatttccataacaacgaagatttacgacgaaaatatttcctcgtaaatttacatggtgtttatcATGCAGTTACGAGGAGaccaaatttcgtcgtaaactccatgtaaatttacgaggaaatattttcgtcgtaaagtccatataagtttacgacgaaagtacgtggaatgagaaatacgtcgtaatcgttacatcgacattacaacgaaacatgttaccgttatatttaggtgaaaacgtgtattcaatgtgctttaacttacctaatttcgtcgtaaagtcgttgtaaatattatgttaaaaccatgtaaaatccatgtaaaacattccttTTAAAaccgttgttatatttcaactacccaactcgaacatttctatatatatatatgtcatttcccacaactaccttcctcacaacacacaaacggaaaaaaaaaatcagaaaaaaaaaatttcaaaaaaaaatctaagaaaaaaatggccggtggcggttgtatttacgagttacggagttggatgtatttgcacaaatattccgacgggagggtgacgaacgcatttctgagtGGGCTAGAGAGATTCATGCACCAGacgggctgtacaccgatcacgcaggaaagcggtaagatgttctgctcctgtcggaaatgcaagaattcaaaatttgcacgtagtgaaactgtatggaagcatttagtaaacaaaggatttacaccacagtactacatttggtatcaacatggagagggttatgggggaaatgaagctagtagtaataataataattttgaggatgctcatcatagtgaagaactgaatcatttgcataatgaatataattatcatcaagaaaaaaaattatcagagacagtcctcctccatatctcactgGCCATCAGATCGAAGCAGACATTAATTATTACGGAGCTCAGGAAACAATTAAGGTTGGAGGAAATTGacatgttcctggaaatatgtctgatgggtatggtgtctctcacaattggcataagaagagtatattttgggagctaccctattggaaggatcttctaacgatttagagtgatgtaatattgatgagaacgaaaacgatttagagtgatgtaatattgatgagaacgaaaacgatttagagtgatgtaatattgatgagaacgaaaacgatttagagtgatgtaatattgatgagaacgaaaacgatttagagtgatgtaatattgatgagaacgaaaacgatttagagtgatgtaatattgatgagaacgaaaacgatttagagtgatgtaatattgatgagaacgaaaacgatttagagtgatgtaatattgatgagaacgaaaacgatttagagtgatgtaatattgatgagaacgaaaacgatttagagtgatgtaatattgatgagaacgaaaacgatttagagtgatgtaatattgatgagaacgaaaacgatttagagtgatgtaatattgatgagaacgaaaacgatttagagtgatgtaatattgatgagaacgaaaacgatttagagtgatgtaatattgatgagaacgaaaacgatttagagtgatgtaatattgatgagaacgaaaacgatttagagtgatgtaatattgatgagaacgaaaacgatttagagtgatgtaatattgatgagaacgaaaacgatttagagtgatgtaatattgatgagaacgaaaacgatttagagtgatgtaatattgatgagaacgaaaacgatttagagtgatgtaatattgatgagaacgaaaacgatttagagtgatgtaatattgatgagaacgaaaacgatttagagtgatgtaatattgatgagaacgaaaacgatttagagtgatgtaatattgatgagaacgaaaacgatttagagtgatgtaatattgatgagaacgaaaacgatttagagtgatgtaatattgatgagaacgaaaacgatttagagtgatgtaatattgatgagaacgaaaacgatttagagtgatgtaatattgatgagaacgaaaacgatttagagtgatgtaatattgatgagaacgaaaacgatttagagtgatgtaatattgatgagaacgaaaacgatttagagtgatgtaatattgatgagaacgaaaacgatttagagtgatgtaatattgatgagaacgaaaacgatttagagtgatgtaatattgatgagaacgaaaacgatttagagtgatgtaatattgatgagaacgaaaacgatttagagtgatgtaatattgatgagaacgaaaacgatttagagtgatgtaatattgatgagaacgaaaacgatttagagtgatgtaatattgatgagaacgaaaacgatttagagtgatgtaatattgatgagaacgaaaacgatttagagtgatgtaatattgatgagaacgaaaacgatttagagtgatgtaatattgatgagaacgaaaacgatttagagtgatgtaatattgatgagaacgaaaacgatttagagtgatgtaatattgatgagaacgaaaacgatttagagtgatgtaatattgatgagaacgaaaacgatttagagtgatgtaatatatgtaacaaatgttgtatttctctattgtaatgtatgtttaaagaaatattgtttttttaccatcttaatgtatgtgtaacaaatgttgttttatataatatgtatttctttagtttttaaaatttatttggagttttagggttttagagtttaagttggagaaagagcaaGA is a window encoding:
- the LOC106320621 gene encoding uncharacterized protein LOC106320621; this encodes MRFSEVGPAITHLLFANDNLFPCHASERQASALQRILKFYGEATGQNINLEKSSISFGDNVESDSKGATQDILGIMNQGGASKYLGPYPRETRCVVLSAPVTRRQGSIDQINKIVSLDLAMSCFRLPKTIIAKLSSMLVAFWWGDEDHHRKIHWVSGKGFAYLKIKVDWALETLKPLIRQCLLNKRGRYFPDGEFLSASLGAMPSYAWRSLLYGRELLLKGLRHKVGNGLHTRVWIDKCIADPVEGLGSPWIKNVSFDVNLMAFSLIDPSTRKWNEEALNEVFVPSDTEYMLRNQPILSKEDFKPEAFNQPSVNILKEKVWKVPTLPKSRVFLWKVLNGDLPVTALMESRARQVWAISGIPNPRVGFNQSSIFENIIYLLGMKQDRMEDNRSLRTWPWVLWIIWKDRNDLLFKSVLPNPSNILLRPKHETKEWFEAQIVEKNLQLEMQVKPKKGRAKWKPPLTGWTMCKVGVTRNKSTRLAGGGWVLRNERGVVICHRRRACSNVCSIDDARFVVILWTLESMGSQRISNVVVAGEFAELFEAVERPQVWPSFLH